A single genomic interval of Aedes aegypti strain LVP_AGWG chromosome 1, AaegL5.0 Primary Assembly, whole genome shotgun sequence harbors:
- the LOC5568346 gene encoding glutathione S-transferase 1, with protein MDLYYMPISPPCWSVLLLGRQLDLTFNLKEIDFKAEEHKKPDFLKINPAHTVPTLAVGDGYALSESRAILVYLVESLKTEGQENSLYPRDAKTRGLIHNRLDFDLGTLYQRIIAYCSPQWKSGSMGTEENRTKVQDAFELLEVFLSKTKYVAADQLTIADISLFVSVSLLDLCYFDRSGYGKVAAWHDVLKKELVGYEDVIAKGFPEWRKHVTKPETH; from the exons ATGGATCTGTATTACATGCCGATTTCTCCGCCCTGCTGGTCGGTACTGCTACTTGGACGTCAACTCGATCTCACCTTCAATTTGAAGGAAATCGATTTCAAAGCCGAAGAGCACAAGAAGCCGGACTTTCTAAAG ATCAATCCAGCGCACACGGTTCCCACACTGGCAGTAGGCGACGGCTACGCTCTCAGCGAATCGCGTGCCATCTTGGTCTACCTGGTGGAGTCGTTGAAAACTGAAGGCCAGGAAAACTCGCTGTACCCGCGGGATGCCAAAACGCGTGGACTCATTCACAACCGGCTGGATTTCGATCTGGGAACGCTGTACCAGCGAATCATCGCCTACTGTTCACCCCAGTGGAAGAGCGGCTCCATGGGCACGGAGGAAAATCGCACCAAGGTTCAAGATGCGTTCGAATTGTTGGAAGTTTTCCTGAGTAAGACGAAGTACGTGGCTGCCGACCAGCTTACGATTGCGGACATTTCGCTGTTCGTCAGTGTGAGCTTGCTGGATTTGTGCTACTTTGATCGGTCCGGGTACGGGAAGGTCGCCGCTTGGCACGACGTTCTCAAGAAGGAGCTCGTTGGCTACGAAGACGTTATCGCGAAGGGATTCCCCGAGTGGAGGAAGCACGTCACGAAACCCGAGACGCACTAG
- the LOC5568347 gene encoding glutathione S-transferase D5, with product MDLYYHIIPPPSRAVLVLSKKLNITLNLISIDTRDANEMAILTKVNPLQSLPTLIDDGQVIGESHTVLIHLTSLFDKEGTLYPVDLKIRSVINELLFFDTNMYKCFVLFAMPTVIKRQDPNHDMLEKLLVCVKALDNYLRERVYAAGDHFTLADLSLAHTISSLDVIKVKLSDYPNVERWMTKVLPEMPQFEEFQVRAEEALSTFLAKQYGAKCI from the exons ATGGATCTCTACTATCATATTATACCGCCGCCAAGTCGCGCCGTCCTTGTATTGTCGAAAAAACTCAACATAACGCTGAACCTCATTTCAATCGACACCAGAGATGCCAACGAAATGGCCATCCTGACCAAG GTGAACCCATTGCAATCGCTTCCGACGTTGATCGACGACGGACAGGTCATAGGCGAATCGCACACCGTGCTGATCCATCTGACCAGCCTGTTCGACAAGGAGGGAACGCTCTATCCCGTCGACCTCAAAATTCGTTCGGTCATCAACGAGTTGCTCTTCTTCGACACCAACATGTACAAGTGCTTCGTGCTGTTCGCCATGCCAACGGTCATCAAGCGCCAGGACCCGAACCATGACATGCTGGAGAAACTACTCGTGTGCGTTAAAGCGTTGGATAACTATCTACGGGAGCGCGTCTACGCTGCCGGGGATCACTTCACGCTTGCCGATCTATCCTTGGCCCATACTATTTCGTCGCTGGATGTGATCAAGGTCAAGCTGAGCGACTACCCTAATGTAGAACGCTGGATGACAAAGGTGCTGCCAGAGATGCCGCAGTTTGAGGAGTTTCAGGTCCGTGCCGAGGAAGCGCTGTCTACCTTCCTGGCCAAGCAGTACGGGgccaagtgcatttga